Proteins found in one Triticum urartu cultivar G1812 chromosome 4, Tu2.1, whole genome shotgun sequence genomic segment:
- the LOC125551107 gene encoding uncharacterized protein At1g76070-like, which translates to MATSTSRDRGGYPPDSTRLRIGDDIAWADVGGVYDRDDSLKENTNPKCLLKAHNPSAPGQHHHHHHNGAASQRFSGNLKPTAAPIIGLSGKLGQGGARRTHQQHPPAMFPKKAKTGGGGRNPRPAVPEDEPSSPKVSCIGKVLSERERARRRPRPPPSERPPSGCCPGLGFLMRRSRSRKSAVESVDWSPPPPPPAARRREAKAAETEEAAPAPAPGLGGVMRFASGRRAADWAAQMEVDDCVAKSGPL; encoded by the coding sequence ATGGCGACGTCAACTTCGCGCGACCGCGGCGGCTACCCGCCGGACTCGACGCGGCTGCGCATCGGCGACGACATCGCCTGGGCGGACGTCGGCGGCGTCTACGACCGCGACGACTCCCTCAAGGAGAACACCAACCCCAAGTGCCTGCTCAAGGCCCACAACCCGAGCGCGCCCggccagcaccaccaccaccaccacaacGGCGCCGCGTCGCAGCGCTTCTCCGGGAACCTGAAGCCCACGGCGGCGCCCATCATCGGCCTCTCCGGGAAGCTCGGCCAGGGCGGCGCGCGGCGGACCCACCAGCAGCACCCGCCCGCCATGTTCCCCAAGAAGGCCAagaccggcggcggcggccgcaACCCGAGGCCCGCCGTCCCGGAGGACGAGCCCAGCTCCCCCAAGGTCTCGTGCATCGGGAAGGTGCTCTCCGAGCGCGAGAGGGCGCGGCGCAGGCCTCGCCCGCCCCCCTCGGAGCGCCCTCCTTCCGGCTGCTGCCCTGGACTCGGCTTCCTCATGCGCCGCAGCCGCTCGCGGAAGAGCGCCGTGGAGAGCGTCGACTGGTCCCCGCCTCCCCCGCCACCGGCAGCGAGGCGGAGGGAGGCGAAGGCGGCCGAGACGGAGGAGgccgcgccggcgccggcgcccgGGCTGGGAGGGGTCATGCGGTTCGCGTCGGGGAGGCGGGCGGCGGATTGGGCGGCCCAGATGGAGGTGGACGACTGCGTGGCGAAATCCGGGCCGTTGTAG
- the LOC125551108 gene encoding alpha carbonic anhydrase 1, chloroplastic-like, with the protein MVPAMASRRAVLVMVVAVAAALSVAADDPDYSYVSGTKLGPENWAKLSPKYSACNGGAAARKQSPIDIVTKSAVPKPDLDPLTRTYVATDATLINNGKEISMTFNGKPGGVTIGGKAFSLKKLRWKTPSEHTINGKRHPVEVQLVHESDAGSGELAIIAILYKVGAPDSFYFQLKRKLAELAADRCSYGEQDARVAAGLVHLRSLEKRTGSYFRYMGSLTAPPCAENVYWNVLGKVRQMTKEQIDLVTAPLPAAAKQNARPVQPLNGRVVTFYNPPNSTISFDM; encoded by the exons ATGGTGCCGGCAATGGCGTCCCGCCGGGCCGTCCTCGTCATGGTTGTCGCCGTCGCGGCGGCGTTGTCCGTTGCAGCCGACGATCCGGACTACAGTTACGTGTCGGGGACCAAGCTGGGCCCGGAGAACTGGGCCAAGCTGAGCCCCAAGTACAGCGCCTGCAACGGCGGCGCTGCGGCGAGGAAGCAGTCCCCCATCGACATCGTCACCAAGAGCGCCGTCCCCAAGCCCGACCTCGACCCCCTCACCCGCACCTACGTCGCCACCGACGCCACCCTCATCAACAACGGCAAAGAAATCTCG ATGACGTTCAACGGTAAGCCTGGCGGCGTGACCATCGGCGGCAAGGCCTTCAGCCTCAAGAAGCTCCGGTGGAAGACGCCCTCGGAGCACACCATCAACGGCAAGAGGCACCCGGTCGAGGTCCAGCTCGTCCACGAGAGCGACgccggctccggcgagctcgccATCATCGCCATCCTCTACAAGGTCGGCGCCCCGGACTCCTTCTACTTCCAGCTCAAGCGGAAGCTGGCGGAGCTGGCGGCCGACCGGTGCAGCTACGGCGAGCAGGACGCGCGCGTGGCGGCCGGCCTGGTGCACCTGCGCTCGCTGGAGAAGCGGACGGGGAGCTACTTCCGGTACATGGGCTCCCTCACGGCGCCGCCGTGCGCCGAGAACGTCTACTGGAACGTGCTGGGCAAGGTGAGGCAGATGACCAAGGAGCAGATCGACCTCGTCACCGCGCCGCTGCCGGCCGCCGCCAAGCAGAACGCCCGGCCGGTGCAGCCGCTCAACGGCAGAGTCGTCACCTTCTACAACCCGcccaacagcaccatctccttcGACATGTGA